In Mercenaria mercenaria strain notata chromosome 13, MADL_Memer_1, whole genome shotgun sequence, the DNA window GTGTGTAAAATCCCAGAGCTTTGCAAAGTTTGCAAACTCATGAGATGCATAGCATGGCCCATTATCAGATACTACAATTTCTGGTATGCCAAATCTAGCAAATATGCCTTTGAGCCTACTTATAACTGTCGAACTTCTACAGTTAGGCAgctctttgacctcaaagtaatgTGAATAATGGTCAGCGACTATCAAAAAGTCTTTGCCATTGAACTCAAAAAGGTCTGTGCCAACTACCTGCCATGGGTATTCTGGAACTTGGGTGTAGACAAGCGGTTCTTTCTGGTTTGAGTCTCTGTGTTGCAAACATACAGGACATTTCAGAACAAGATCTTTAATTTCCTGGGTGATTCTAGGCCAGAAACAATATCACTTGCTCTACTTATTGTTTTCTCTATTCCCATATGACTTGAAGAATGTAGTTTTGACATAAGTCTGCCCTTAGGGATTTAGGAATAACAATTTTGTGACCCTTCATTATTACCCCATCCATGACGGTAAGCTCATCCCTGTAATTCCAGAAATCTAGCAGTTCTGACTTGCAGTGATTTCTTTCATCAGGCCAACCTTCAATAATGACTTGCTTCAGGGACAAAAGTTTGTTCGTCCCTGTCAGTATTGACCTTGATTTCTTGTAATTTCCGGTCACTTACCGGTAAGCTTCTTTTGACCATATTAACCTGGACTTCTACAGTTTCCGTCAGGAAGGATCTGTATCCTTGACCGGAAATCTAGACAAAGTATCTGGTAAAGGAATCTGAGTTCCCTGCCTATAAGTGACATCTATATCATACTGTGAAATGTTTAAGAGTAGCCGCTGTAACCTAACAGGTGCAGCAAATAAGGGTTTCTTACATATAGCTATCAATGGTAAGTGGTCTGTAACTACTTTGACTTTTTTCCCATACACCCACTGGTGGAATTTCTTCAAGCCAAATACCAGTCCAAGACACTCTAACTCAATCATAGCATAGTTCATTTTGGCTTGGCGTAAGACTTTTACTGGCATAACCTATAGGTCTACCTTCTTGAAGGAGTGTGGCCCCAAGTCCTGACCTACTTGCGTCGGTTTGCAACTCTAAGGGTTTGGCCGGGTCATAGAAAGCAAGGACAGGAGCTTGCGTTATGATATCAATCATCTGATCATAAGCTTGCTGCTGTGATTCACCCAGAGAAATTCTACATCTTTCGCCAATAATTCTCGTAAGGGCAAAGTGACCTCAGATAGCCTAGGTGCATATCTAGCGAGATACTGACTCATGCCAAGTACCGTTTCGAGTTGTGACCTATTTTCCGGGATAGGCATTTCTCGAATTGCAGACACCTTGTCTGGATCTGGGCTAAGACCTTGTTTAGATATCACATGACCGAAATAACTAATCTGGGACTGCCCAACCTCCAGCTTATCTGGATTAAGGCGTATACCTTGTTCTAGTGACCTTTGGAGCACTGCTCTCAAATTCGCATCATGCTCCTCCCTTGTTTTGCCATATActaaaatatcgtctactatggCAGCTACCCCTGGGAGACCCTCAAATATTTCGTCTATTTTCTTTTGGAACAGATCCATGGCAGACGAAATACCCATTGGAAGCCTCAGATACCTGTACCTCCCAAATATGGTATTGAATGTAGTCAACATGGAAGACTTCTCTGTCAAATGCATGGCCCAGTAACCTGACCTAGCatctaattttgtaaaaaatgtagcaCCATTTAGCTGGGGAAGTATGTCATCCAGTGTTTTTGTCGGATGATAAGGACGTTGAATGTTTCTGTTCAAGTCACCCGGATCAAGTACTATTCGCAAGTCACCTGATTTTTTCTGTACTGTCACCATTGAATTGACCCACTCAGTAGGCTCACTTACTTTTGTAATGACCCCCAATTTCTCCATCTTTTCTAGCTCCTTCTTGCATTTATCTCGTAATGCAACAGGAATCCTACGTGGAGGATGAACCACAGGTTTAGCATCATGTTTCAGATAAATAGAACATTGCCCTGGAATAGAGCCAATGCCCTTAAAAACCTGGGAATATTCATTCAGCACTGCTGTTTTGTTAAGCGGGGAGGATACATAATTGGAAGTGACAGCATGTGCGAGTTTAACTAGGCCAAAATCGATGGAAGTCTGAAAACCAAACAAGGGTGGTGACTGGGTGTCTACTACATGAAATTCTACATACTTGGTCTGTGCAGAAGGTTCATGGGTACACTGCAGGGTAATGGAACCTAGACATACTAAAGGGTTGCCATTATAACCTGTGAGCTTCGTTACAGAGGAACAGAGTGCGGTTTTTACACCTAATTGTTGCAATGCAAAATGAGGTAAAATATTCACCTGTGCGCCAGTGTCTATCTTGAAAGAAATTTGTTTCCCAAGAGGTCCAGTTTTAATATCCACAAATGCCTGATTGCACATCTTGTCCACAGCACTAATTACTGTATCAATGTAAATATCCTCAGATGAATCATCAGCCCTCACTTCATTGACACGTTTACTCCTGCACACCCTCGCGTAGTGATTCCATTTTTTACAGTTTCGGCATTGCACTCCCTTCGCCTTACACTGTTTGTCTCCATGGAATTGACCACAGTTTTGGCACGATTTGTGCGCGACATCGGGCTTGTTTTCCGTTGATTTCCGCGACCCGCCTTTGCACTTTATATCTCGTTTTCTCGATTCCTCTTTTTTGTGAGTAGTTTTCCGTACAAAGTAAATAGAAGACGATTCTTGCATGTTATTCATTTGCTCTTGTGCATATTCTACAGTTTGACATATGTCAACAGCTTTCGCCAATGTTAGTTTCTCACCTACTGTCAAAAGCTTCTCTCTAATTTTGGACGACTTTACACTGAACACGATTCGATCTCTAATCAAATCTTCCTTGTAGGCTTCGCCATAAGAACAATCATTTGCAAGTATCTTAAGTCGTGTGATGAATTGCTCCATGGTATTTTCACCTTGCACTTCATTATTAAATTTGAACCGCGCAAATACTGGGTTTGATTTCGGCTGAACGTGTTTTTTCAAATGCGTCGGCGGTagcttttactgattttttctgATCAGCTGTCAAcactaaagttttataaatttctcttcctttttgtCCCATCCATAGGAGCAAGTATGTGATTTGTACTGGTTCATCTTTCCCCTTTAACGGACCCTGGAATATCAATTCCGCGTGACCTCTAAAGGTTTTGAATGTTTCCAACAAATTCGGACTGTCCCAGTCCATTGTAGGCGTCGGTACACCGGTTAAATCCATTATTTAAATCCGATACACTACATGCACTATATGCACAATGATTGTTAATAATCCTGACAA includes these proteins:
- the LOC128547799 gene encoding uncharacterized protein K02A2.6-like, with the translated sequence MEQFITRLKILANDCSYGEAYKEDLIRDRIVFSVKSSKIREKLLTVGEKLTLAKAVDICQTVEYAQEQMNNMQESSSIYFVRKTTHKKEESRKRDIKCKGGSRKSTENKPDVAHKSCQNCGQFHGDKQCKAKGVQCRNCKKWNHYARVCRSKRVNEVRADDSSEDIYIDTVISAVDKMCNQAFVDIKTGPLGKQISFKIDTGAQVNILPHFALQQLGVKTALCSSVTKLTGYNGNPLVCLGSITLQCTHEPSAQTKYVEFHVVDTQSPPLFGFQTSIDFGLVKLAHAVTSNYVSSPLNKTAVLNEYSQVFKGIGSIPGQCSIYLKHDAKPVVHPPRRIPVALRDKCKKELEKMEKLGVITKVSEPTEWVNSMVTVQKKSGDLRIVLDPGDLNRNIQRPYHPTKTLDDILPQLNGATFFTKLDARSGYWAMHLTEKSSMLTTFNTIFGRYRYLRLPMGISSAMDLFQKKIDEIFEGLPGVAAIVDDILVYGKTREEHDANLRAVLQRSLEQGIRLNPDKLEVGQSQISYFGHVISKQGLSPDPDKVSAIREMPIPENRSQLETVLGMSQYLARYAPRLSEVTLPLRELLAKDVEFLWVNHSSKLMIR